A genomic window from Nicotiana sylvestris chromosome 11, ASM39365v2, whole genome shotgun sequence includes:
- the LOC104248344 gene encoding uncharacterized protein has protein sequence MVGDISPMAMEILGENAQRAAKCEVKFNGETRYEIQDGPYKYVVDFKRYSCTCRSWQLKGIPCAHAITTMHYKKYEVEPYVDHWYKKDTYLKVYSRFIQSLTSMNLWPKSTLPTVEPPVITAMPGRPKKKKGEKLLMNQRRSLVRVQG, from the coding sequence ATGGTCGGTGATATATCACCCATGGCTATGGAAATACTTGGAGAGAATGCTCAAAGGGCAGCCAAATGTGAAGTCAAATTTAATGGTGAAACAAGATATGAGATCCAGGATGGGCCATATAAATATGTTGTTGACTTTAAGAGGTATTCCTGTACTTGTAGATCATGGCAACTCAAAGGAATTCCATGTGCACATGCAATTACAACAATGCATTATAAGAAATATGAGGTTGAGCCATATGTTGACCATTGGTATAAAAAGGATACCTACCTTAAGGTATATAGCAGATTCATTCAATCTTTAACTAGTATGAATTTGTGGCCAAAAAGCACACTGCCAACTGTTGAGCCACCTGTTATAACTGCAATGCCAGGAAggccaaagaaaaaaaaaggagaaaagctGTTAATGAACCAAAGAAGAAGTTTGGTAAGGGTACAAGGATAG